Below is a genomic region from Microbulbifer sp. ALW1.
TCCGCACACTCACGGGTACAACCGGAAACCGCCATCTTGATCTTGTGCGGCGAGCGCAGGCCCTTGTAGCGGTTTTCTACTGTCAGCGCCATGCCCACGCTGTCCTGAACACCAAAGCGACACCAGGTACTGCCCACACAGGACTTCACCGTACGCAAGGATTTGCCATACGCGTGGCCGGTTTCAAAGCCCGCGTCGGTCAGCTCGCGCCAAATCTCCGGCAACTCCTCCAAACGCGCGCCGAACAGGTCGATACGCTGGCCGCCGGTAATCTTGGTATAGAGGTCGTACTTCTTCGCCACCTGACCCAGAACAATCAATTTATCCGGCGTAATCTCACCGCCGGCAATACGCGGAACCACGGAGTAGGTACCGTTCTTCTGCATATTCGCCATAAAGGTATCGTTGGTGTCCTGCAGGCCAACGTGGGGCTTCTCGTGGATATGTTCGTTCCACAGGGACGCGAAGATGGAAGCCGCGGTCGGCTTACAGATTTCACAGCCTTTACCGGAACCGTGCTTGTGCAGCAGCTCGTCAAAGGTTTTGATTTCCTCCACCTGCACCATGTGGAAAATTTCCTGGCGGGTGTAGGGGAAGTGCGGGCAGAGGTCGTTGTTGACTTCCATACCCAGAGCCGCGAGCTCCGCATCCACCACATTTTTCAGCAGTGCAGAACAACCGCCACAGCCGGTGGCCGCCTTGGTGCAGTCTTTGACTTCACCCACAGAGCAGCAACCGCCCTGAACCGCGCCGACGATGTCGCCCTTGCTGACGTTGTGACAGGAACAGATGGTGGCGGTGTCTGGCAGGGCGTCCGCACCCAATGCCGGGGCGGCACCGTCCAGTGCCGGCAGGATCAGTTGCTCCGGGTGCTCCGGCAGATCCATATCGTTCAGGTGGTATTGCAGCAGGGTGTCGTAATCGCCGGTGTCGCCCACCAGCACCGCGCCGCGCAGCTTCTTGCCTTCGCGATCGGTAATCATGCGCTTGTACACGCCGGTCTGCTCGTCGACGAAAGTGATCGCGGCAGAGCCTTCCGCGCGGCCGTGGGCGTCGCCGATGGAGCCGACTTCCACACCAAGCAGTTTCAGCTTGGTGCTCATGTCCGCGCCGTTGAACTCGGCTGCCTCGCCACACAACAGGGAAACCGCGGTGCGCGCCATGGTGTAGCCGGGGGCAACCAGGCCGTAGATAAAGTTATTGAACAGGGCACATTCGCCGATGGCGAAAATATTCTTGTCGGAGGTGCGACAGGTATTGTCGACCACGATACCGCCGCGCTCGCCCAGCTCGATACCGGCGGATTTGGCCAGGCTGTCTTCCGGGCGGATACCGGCGGAAAACACGATCAGGTCGGTATCCAGGGACTTGTCGCCCTTGAAGTTCATACGCAGGCGACCGCCATCGACTTCTTCGATCAGTTCGGTGGCGGTGCTGGTGTGTACGGTTACGCCCAGCTCTTCAATTTTTTCCCGCAGCAGCTTGGAGCCGCCTTCGTCCAGCTGTACCGACATCAGGCCCGGGGCGAATTCGACCACGTGGGCTTCGAGGCCCAGCTGTTTGAGTGCGTTGGCCGCTTCCAGACCCAGCAGACCACCGCCCACAACCACGCCGACCTTGCCGTCTTTGGCGGCGGCCTGGATTTTGTCGAGGTCTTCGAGGGTGCGGTAAACGAAGCACTTTTCGTGCTGATGGCCGGGGATCGGCGGAACAAAAGGATAGGAGCCGGTGGCCAGGATCAGGTGATCGTAGGCAACGGATGCACCGCTGGCGGAGGTCACAATTTTATTTTCGCGATCGATACCCACGGCGGCGTCGTTCAGTCGCAGGTCGTAGCCCCAATCGCGATACTGTTCCACCTTGCCCATGGCCAGGTCGTCGGCGGTGCGGCCGCCAAAGTATTCGGAGAGGTGTACCCGGTCGTAGGCGGGACGGGGTTCGGCGCAAAATACCAGCACATCGAACAGTTCCCGTTCGGGACGATTTGCCAGTTGTTCCAGGAAGTGGTGACCCACCATGCCGTTGCCGATGACGACGATTTTTTGCTTAACCATAATCTCTGCCGTTTGAACCTGATTCGTGCGACAGAAGAAAAGCGTTGGGGGAGGGCCTGGTTAGCTTGCGGCTGCACGGGCGTCTCCTCTTCTGTCGAAGAGTGTCAGGCGCCGTTGCCTTGCTAAAAGAATTTCGGATTGTGATAAAAGGTATTCAATCTCTGTGCCAACTTGCTACAGGCAATATATGGCGGGGGAAACCATAGGAACTGTGCGGTTTATTGGCGTGCGCGCATCAATTGATGTTGCATTTTGGTGCATATGGCCGATCTGCGCCCCATGTTGGAACTTTGCGGGGCGGAATGACCGTTGGCGGTTAATCAGAGGAAGTACAGCAGGTGGGAAAGAATCGCCAGAATCGCCACCGTCTGCCAAAACAGCAGTGGATTGCGTTCCATCAACGGTGGCTTCTCCCCGCTGGCGAACTTTTTGTTCGGCGTACTGAGATCGTGCACAAACTCCGACAGAGCCGGGTATCGGTTTTTCGGGTCTGGCGCGCAGGCCCGGCGCAGGGCACCGTCAATCCAGTCTGGCAAATCTTCCCGCTGGCGGCGCGCACTGATATAGCGCAGGCTGGCATAGTTCTTCAGCTGGTAGTGATTGCTGCCGAAGCGTTCCTTATAAGGGTAGTGACCGGTGAGCATCTCGTAGGCAATAACGCCGAGGGAGAAAATATCCGAGCGGTGACTGGCGGCATCACTGAAAAAGTATTCCGGTGCGCAGTAGTTCTTGCTGCCCGGCGGTGCACTGTCCTGATAGCGCAGCAACTCCTGCAGCCCTGCCGCATTGGCGCCCCCCAGATCGATCAGTTTCAGGCGACCGGAGGAATCCACCATAATGTTTTCCGGCTTCAGATCCCCGTGCACGATTTCCAGTCGCTGCAGGCGACGCAGGGCGCTGACCAGTTGCTGCACCAGATTGCGCACCTGATCCAGCGGCGGTTGCGGATTCAGCTGCATCCACTGTCGCAGATTCTGCCCGTCCACATACTCCATTACGTGATAAAGAAACTTGCGCTCCTTGCGCGGTGGAAACACCTTCACAATGGCCGGGTGCTCCAACCGGCGCCCGGTCCACTCCTCGGCGATAAACCGCTCGATGTAGGCAGGATCGTCACTGAAGTTTTCCGATGGCGCCTTCAATGCGCGCAGCTCATCGGAATCCAAATCCCGCACCAGATAAAGATAACTGCGACTGCTCGCGTGCAGTTCCTGCAACACCTCGTAATCATCGATCTTGTTACCCGGTTGCAGGGGCGGCGGGAAAGGCAGCTGGCTCGTCGCCAGCATCACATCGTCCGCCTCCAGTGTCTCGAGCATATTCACCCGGCACAGCGCCAGGCTCAGATTGTCCTTGCTGCCGTTATCCAGCGCTGCCGCCATCAATGGCTGCGCCGCCTCCAGCTGGTGATCCAACAGTAACTGGCGAAATTGCTGGATGGGCAGAAAATCGTGAATGCCATCGGTGGTTACACAATACAGATCGCCCGCTTCCAGCGGCTCCTGCCGGTAATCCACCTCAATATGCGCATCCATTCCCAGCGCGCGACTCAAAAACGTCCGCCCCGGACCCAGCGTGCGACTGTGATCCCGGGTCAGGCACTCCAGGTTGCCGTCCCGCAGCCGGTAAATCCGCGAATCTCCGATATGAATCAGATGGGCCGTAGAGCCTTTGAAAACCACCGCAGAGAAAGTCGTCAACCAACCCCGCTGTACCTCATCCGCACCACCGCTCTGCCGGTACAGCCAACCATTCAGCGCATGCAGAACCCGCGCCGCCGCCTGCTTCACCGACCAGGAATCCGGCGTACTGTAATAATCGGAAATAAACCCACTCACCGCAGCCCGCGCCGCCGCACCACCCGCCTCGGCACTACCCACCCCATCCGCAATCGCCGCAAGGGAACCGCGATATCGCAGGTCACTCCCGGTCGCCCGATAGATCGCAACCGCGTCGTCGTTGTAGGCGCGCTGCCCACACTCGGTGGCCGTAGCAAATTCCAGGTTTTCGGAATTGGAAGCCTGTTGATCGGAGTCGGGCACAGTGATGGTTTCGCAGGTGGTGTTCATATTAAGCAACGTCGATCAGGGAAACACTACCGTCAGGCATTACCTCGGCCATCTGACCTTCCGGCTCTTCCAGGAACAGCAGCGTAACAAACCCAAGTACTGCCGTACCCGCAATCACCAGAAAGAAGGTCTCGTAAGAAACCATACTCAGCACCGTCAGGTAGAAAACTGCGCCCACATTGCCGTAAGCCCCGGTCATCCCCGCAATCTGCCCGGTCAAACGACGCTTGATCAGCGGCACCACCGCAAACACCGCACCCTCACCAGACTGCACAAAGAAAGAGCACGCCATCGCCGCAGCCACCGCCAGATACAAGGGCCACTCGCTGTCGATCATACTCATCGTCAGATAACCCAGCGCCAGGCCCGCCGTCAGAATCAGCAGCGTACTCTTGCGTCCAAACCGGTCACTGATCAAACCGCCCGCCGGGCGCGACATCAGGTTCATAAATGCATAGGCGGAAGCCAGCAGACCCGCCTTCACCGGATCCAGGGTAAAGGTCTCCGAGAAAAACAGCGGCAGCATCGAAATCACCGCAAGCTCAGAACCGAAAGTTGCGAAGTACAGAATATTCAGTACTGCCACCTGCTTGAACTGATAGCGATGGATCGGCTCCGGAAGTTTGACGAAAATCTCTTTGTTGATGTCGTAGCACTTCTTCGCATCAAACACATAGAGTGCTGCCAGTGCCACATA
It encodes:
- a CDS encoding bifunctional protein-serine/threonine kinase/phosphatase, whose translation is MNTTCETITVPDSDQQASNSENLEFATATECGQRAYNDDAVAIYRATGSDLRYRGSLAAIADGVGSAEAGGAAARAAVSGFISDYYSTPDSWSVKQAAARVLHALNGWLYRQSGGADEVQRGWLTTFSAVVFKGSTAHLIHIGDSRIYRLRDGNLECLTRDHSRTLGPGRTFLSRALGMDAHIEVDYRQEPLEAGDLYCVTTDGIHDFLPIQQFRQLLLDHQLEAAQPLMAAALDNGSKDNLSLALCRVNMLETLEADDVMLATSQLPFPPPLQPGNKIDDYEVLQELHASSRSYLYLVRDLDSDELRALKAPSENFSDDPAYIERFIAEEWTGRRLEHPAIVKVFPPRKERKFLYHVMEYVDGQNLRQWMQLNPQPPLDQVRNLVQQLVSALRRLQRLEIVHGDLKPENIMVDSSGRLKLIDLGGANAAGLQELLRYQDSAPPGSKNYCAPEYFFSDAASHRSDIFSLGVIAYEMLTGHYPYKERFGSNHYQLKNYASLRYISARRQREDLPDWIDGALRRACAPDPKNRYPALSEFVHDLSTPNKKFASGEKPPLMERNPLLFWQTVAILAILSHLLYFL
- the nirB gene encoding nitrite reductase large subunit NirB codes for the protein MVKQKIVVIGNGMVGHHFLEQLANRPERELFDVLVFCAEPRPAYDRVHLSEYFGGRTADDLAMGKVEQYRDWGYDLRLNDAAVGIDRENKIVTSASGASVAYDHLILATGSYPFVPPIPGHQHEKCFVYRTLEDLDKIQAAAKDGKVGVVVGGGLLGLEAANALKQLGLEAHVVEFAPGLMSVQLDEGGSKLLREKIEELGVTVHTSTATELIEEVDGGRLRMNFKGDKSLDTDLIVFSAGIRPEDSLAKSAGIELGERGGIVVDNTCRTSDKNIFAIGECALFNNFIYGLVAPGYTMARTAVSLLCGEAAEFNGADMSTKLKLLGVEVGSIGDAHGRAEGSAAITFVDEQTGVYKRMITDREGKKLRGAVLVGDTGDYDTLLQYHLNDMDLPEHPEQLILPALDGAAPALGADALPDTATICSCHNVSKGDIVGAVQGGCCSVGEVKDCTKAATGCGGCSALLKNVVDAELAALGMEVNNDLCPHFPYTRQEIFHMVQVEEIKTFDELLHKHGSGKGCEICKPTAASIFASLWNEHIHEKPHVGLQDTNDTFMANMQKNGTYSVVPRIAGGEITPDKLIVLGQVAKKYDLYTKITGGQRIDLFGARLEELPEIWRELTDAGFETGHAYGKSLRTVKSCVGSTWCRFGVQDSVGMALTVENRYKGLRSPHKIKMAVSGCTRECAEAQSKDIGVIATENGWNLYVCGNGGMRPRHADLFATDLDDVTLIKYIDRVLMFYVRTADKLQRTSVWLENLEGGLDYLREVVIEDKLGICDELERQMTNVVGTYQCEWKTAINDPEMVKRFRQFVNTDEKDEKIVFVEEREQRRPATQEEIVKIAEPA